One genomic region from Cellulomonas fengjieae encodes:
- a CDS encoding DUF2776 family protein: protein MNRSISILFRAIPLAMGAVCLAFGLYVLSGGDDAGHFVSGHVNVALTAICVALFTTAATIIRQLVHRYGRLWEIVLPVLGYTVAVATMVWGVTIAQRGDEAQFIVAGHVVLGIGFIAACVSTVAAASTRFTLIQVSAARPIGGGPPPEAYSRSVGAVLVAIPAVLAVVGLAIAVTLFARGTTPGLVAGHVLTGLSLICSALVALVASIVRQVRNEFGEAERYRWTWWVVAMGILNVAVGLGVLLASDDPARLAPGVVLIGLGLICFSILSKVVLLALVWRQTFALANRIPIIPVGTALTCLFFAAFLFEATTRQSGFFVPAHVLVGLGAVCFTLFSIVSILEAGTSKS from the coding sequence ATGAACCGGTCGATCAGCATCCTCTTCCGCGCGATCCCGTTGGCGATGGGTGCGGTCTGCCTCGCCTTCGGGCTGTACGTCCTGTCCGGCGGCGACGACGCGGGTCACTTCGTGTCCGGCCACGTCAACGTCGCGCTCACAGCGATCTGCGTCGCACTGTTCACCACGGCCGCGACGATCATCCGCCAGCTGGTGCACCGGTACGGCCGACTCTGGGAGATCGTGCTGCCCGTGCTGGGGTACACGGTTGCGGTGGCCACGATGGTCTGGGGCGTCACGATCGCGCAGCGGGGTGACGAGGCGCAGTTCATCGTCGCCGGGCACGTGGTGCTGGGCATCGGGTTCATCGCAGCCTGCGTGAGCACGGTCGCCGCGGCCTCGACCAGGTTCACGCTGATCCAGGTCAGCGCCGCCCGTCCCATCGGCGGCGGCCCACCTCCGGAGGCGTACTCGCGGAGCGTCGGCGCCGTGCTCGTCGCCATCCCCGCGGTGCTCGCCGTGGTCGGCCTGGCGATCGCCGTCACGCTGTTCGCCCGCGGCACCACGCCGGGGCTCGTCGCCGGGCACGTGCTCACCGGGCTGTCCCTGATCTGCTCCGCGCTCGTCGCGCTGGTCGCCAGCATCGTGCGCCAGGTCCGCAACGAGTTCGGCGAGGCCGAGCGCTACCGCTGGACGTGGTGGGTCGTGGCGATGGGCATTCTCAACGTCGCCGTCGGCCTCGGCGTGCTGCTGGCCTCCGACGACCCGGCGAGGCTCGCCCCCGGGGTCGTGCTGATCGGGTTGGGCCTCATCTGCTTCAGCATCCTGTCCAAGGTCGTGCTGCTCGCACTGGTATGGCGTCAGACGTTCGCGCTGGCCAACCGCATCCCGATCATCCCCGTCGGCACCGCACTGACCTGCCTGTTCTTCGCCGCGTTCCTGTTCGAGGCGACCACGCGGCAGTCCGGCTTCTTCGTCCCCGCGCACGTCCTGGTCGGGCTCGGAGCCGTGTGCTTCACGCTGTTCTCGATCGTGTCGATCCTCGAGGCCGGCACGTCGAAGTCTTAG
- a CDS encoding DUF1648 domain-containing protein — translation MTPPVPHRTATTVLTLVVPLAVAAVPFVAARAWASQLPDPVAVHFGPDGPDGFSSLAGALWPGAIATVVLAAACWAVAFFWGRTAMVRRIGVATALGLAAFLATLLVGTLSLQRGLADAADVVGVDPMITLALCVGLGVAALGAWLAPGDAPLPTTDPVPARAAMLDLAPDESAAWVTHAESRVALVLGGSGAALMLVLGVALSIPALPVTAVLLAAVVLSSTWFTVTVDRRGLTVRSAVGWPRLSVPLDEVVQAAAVTVSPFAEFGGWGYRVGQGGRVGVVLRTGEGLQVERSGGRSFVVTVDDAATGAALLNTLAARSRVG, via the coding sequence ATGACACCCCCGGTGCCGCACCGCACAGCCACGACGGTCCTGACCCTCGTCGTGCCGCTCGCGGTCGCCGCTGTCCCGTTCGTGGCGGCCCGCGCCTGGGCCTCGCAGCTGCCGGACCCGGTCGCCGTGCACTTCGGCCCCGACGGCCCCGACGGGTTCTCGTCCCTGGCCGGCGCCCTGTGGCCGGGGGCGATCGCGACCGTCGTCCTGGCGGCGGCGTGCTGGGCGGTGGCGTTCTTCTGGGGCCGCACGGCGATGGTCCGCAGGATCGGCGTCGCCACCGCCCTCGGCCTCGCCGCCTTCCTCGCGACGCTGCTGGTCGGCACGCTGTCCCTGCAGCGCGGACTCGCCGACGCCGCCGACGTCGTCGGGGTCGACCCGATGATCACCCTCGCACTCTGCGTCGGGTTGGGGGTCGCGGCGCTCGGCGCCTGGCTGGCCCCCGGAGACGCTCCGCTGCCCACCACCGACCCGGTGCCTGCGCGCGCCGCGATGCTCGACCTCGCGCCCGACGAGTCAGCCGCCTGGGTGACGCACGCCGAGAGCCGGGTCGCCCTCGTGCTCGGCGGAAGCGGGGCTGCGCTGATGCTCGTGCTCGGCGTGGCACTCTCGATCCCCGCGCTGCCCGTCACCGCGGTACTCCTGGCGGCGGTCGTGCTGTCGAGCACCTGGTTCACCGTCACGGTCGACCGGCGCGGGCTGACCGTGCGCTCGGCGGTGGGCTGGCCGCGGCTGTCGGTGCCGCTCGACGAGGTGGTGCAGGCCGCGGCGGTCACCGTCTCCCCGTTCGCCGAGTTCGGCGGGTGGGGCTACCGCGTGGGTCAGGGCGGCCGGGTGGGCGTCGTGCTGCGGACCGGCGAGGGACTCCAGGTCGAGCGCTCCGGCGGCCGGTCGTTCGTCGTGACGGTCGACGACGCAGCGACGGGCGCCGCCCTGCTGAACACGCTCGCTGCGCGCTCGCGGGTCGGCTGA
- a CDS encoding GntR family transcriptional regulator — MLFRVDPTSPDPLFAQLAEQVRAAVARGELTDGERLPGARELAASLDINLHTVLRAYQDLRDEGLIELRRGRGAVVTVPAQDNAELHAAVENLVRVARSLGIEPQTTIALVKEALR; from the coding sequence GTGCTCTTCCGCGTCGACCCCACCAGCCCGGACCCGCTGTTCGCGCAGCTGGCCGAGCAGGTGCGTGCGGCCGTCGCGCGCGGCGAGCTCACGGACGGCGAGCGGCTGCCCGGCGCCCGGGAGCTGGCCGCATCCCTGGACATCAACCTGCACACGGTGCTGCGCGCCTACCAGGACCTACGTGACGAGGGCCTGATCGAGCTGCGCCGCGGTCGGGGCGCGGTCGTGACGGTGCCCGCGCAGGACAACGCGGAGCTGCACGCCGCGGTCGAGAACCTGGTCCGCGTCGCGCGATCGCTGGGGATCGAGCCACAGACCACCATCGCCCTGGTCAAGGAGGCCCTTCGATGA
- the epsC gene encoding serine O-acetyltransferase EpsC has protein sequence MSDHPHLLATLREDLEAARNRDPAARSLAEVALGYPGVHAVWVYRLAHRLWHRPGLRLPARLISQLARAATGIEIHPGARLGRRLFIDHGMGVVIGETAEVGDDVVLFHGSTLGGKTMRHGKRHPTLGDNVVIGAGAKVLGPVWIGDGAQVGANAVVIHDVPAGAIAVGVPATIRLRPAAAPFDVEVDDPAIYI, from the coding sequence GTGTCCGACCACCCTCACCTGCTCGCCACCCTCAGGGAAGACCTGGAGGCTGCCCGGAACCGCGACCCCGCGGCCCGGTCGCTCGCCGAGGTCGCCCTCGGGTACCCCGGCGTCCACGCGGTGTGGGTGTACCGGCTGGCGCACCGCCTGTGGCACCGGCCCGGCCTGCGGCTGCCCGCGCGGCTGATCTCCCAGCTCGCGCGGGCGGCCACCGGGATCGAGATCCATCCAGGTGCACGCCTCGGGCGGCGCCTGTTCATCGACCACGGCATGGGCGTCGTCATCGGCGAGACGGCCGAGGTGGGCGACGACGTCGTCCTGTTCCACGGGTCAACCCTGGGCGGAAAGACGATGCGCCACGGCAAGCGGCACCCGACGCTCGGCGACAACGTCGTGATCGGGGCCGGCGCCAAGGTGCTCGGTCCTGTGTGGATCGGGGACGGCGCGCAGGTCGGCGCCAACGCGGTCGTCATCCACGACGTCCCGGCGGGGGCGATCGCCGTGGGCGTGCCCGCCACGATCCGGCTCCGCCCGGCCGCGGCGCCGTTCGACGTCGAGGTCGACGACCCGGCGATCTACATCTGA